In a single window of the Raphanus sativus cultivar WK10039 chromosome 9, ASM80110v3, whole genome shotgun sequence genome:
- the LOC130500198 gene encoding LOW QUALITY PROTEIN: disease resistance protein RML1B-like (The sequence of the model RefSeq protein was modified relative to this genomic sequence to represent the inferred CDS: inserted 2 bases in 1 codon) — protein sequence LFLMASLISSLSTLNWSFNVFASFHGPDVRKTLLSHMREQFNVNGITMYNDQKMVRGEEIAPSLTTGIRESRIAIVILSKKYASSSWCLDELVEILECKKSMGQIVMTIFYGVEPSDVRKQTGEFGIAFEDTCERKTNEEKQKWIKALTDVSNIAGVDFLRCENEADMIKQIARDVSDKLNATPSKDFDDMVGLEPHIRELKSLLNLDDNGVMMVAITGPAGIGKTTIARALQSQISDRFQLTCFVDNLRENNHSGFDEHGWKLRLQEQFLSNVLNLGSIRICHSGVIEERLSKHKVLIILDDVYHIKQLEALANETTWFGSGSRIIVTTENKEILQQHGIKNTYRVGLPSDEQALKILCRYAFGKNSHNHGFEKLLPRVTKLCGKLPLGLSVVGSSLRGKEEDEWEEVLSRLETSIDQDSGTILDRDIEDVLRVGYESLDENEQTLFLHIAVFFNYKSWNLVNTMFDDSDLDVKHGLKILVSRSLIIKTIGCEQRIVMHRLLEQMGKKAIQKQDPWKRRILMNAREICDVLQHAKGTWNVLGISFDISRINELSISKKAFKRMTDLRFLKIYKRQYDGNDRMHIPEEIQFPCGLRLLDWEAYPSKCLPPTFNPQYLVELSMKNSKLEKLWEGIKPLANLQKVDFSGSVHLKELPDLSNATNLEKLDLIGCESLVEIPSSCSNLHKLQKLWVTGCINLQVIPDRMNLASLDEVLMRRCSRLRNIPVMSTNIRKLCISETAVEDVPASTKLWTRLTSLSINKGGKLKRLTYLPKNVTDLDLSYSDIQKISDSIKSLHQLRNLNLAGCTRLSALPKLPGSLNTVIAEDCEXAIFKQSFFIGVALLPGKEVPEEFDHRGRGTSLTIRPDGNPYSGFVVCVVISPKQQEFSFSQLMCRRIGVAQDDFYPVEMLVYVGEVHKFRREHLFVFDSRFLEFYPSDMSREIVLELSSNSNDFYIIDCGARILTEENGSNESGLDDQVLEEETEGGKCTDCWSWLFLCFDLSGLVGDIRSLVSGRRG from the exons ttgttTCTCATGGCTTCTCTTATTTCTTCATTGTCGACTCTCAACTGGAGTTTCAATGTCTTTGCGAGCTTTCACGGGCCTGATGTCCGTAAAACACTTCTCAGCCACATGCGTGAACAATTTAATGTCAATGGTATTACTATGTATAATGATCAAAAGATGGTGAGAGGCGAAGAGATAGCTCCTTCACTCACAACTGGTATAAGAGAATCCAGGATCGCGATTGTGATTCTCTCCAAGAAATATGCTTCGTCAAGCTGGTGTTTGGATGAACTGGTGGAGATATTGGAGTGCAAAAAATCTATGGGACAGATAGTGATGACCATCTTCTATGGAGTCGAGCCATCCGATGTACGGAAGCAGACCGGGGAATTCGGGATTGCTTTCGAGGATACTTGTGAACGTAAGACAAACGAGGAAAAGCAGAAATGGATCAAAGCTTTGACTGATGTGAGCAACATTGCTGGAGTAGACTTCCTAAGAtg CGAAAATGAAGCGGACATGATCAAGCAAATTGCCAGAGACGTTTCAGATAAACTCAATGCGACACCGTCTAAAGACTTTGATGACATGGTGGGACTTGAACCTCATATAAGAGAATTGAAGTCTTTACTAAATTTAGATGATAATGGAGTTATGATGGTTGCAATCACTGGTCCTGCGGGCATTGGTAAGACCACCATTGCTAGGGCTTTGCAAAGTCAAATCTCTGATAGGTTTCAGCTTACTTGTTTTGTGGACAACCTTAGGGAAAACAATCATAGTGGATTTGATGAACATGGTTGGAAGCTGCGTTTACAGGAGCAATTTCTTTCAAATGTTTTGAACCTTGGTAGTATTAGGATATGCCATTCAGGTGTGATAGAAGAAAGGCTATCCAAGCATAAGGTGCTCATCATTCTTGATGATGTGTACCATATAAAGCAATTAGAAGCGTTAGCAAATGAAACTACATGGTTTGGTTCTGGAAGTAGGATTATAGTTACCACAGAAAACAAAGAGATTTTGCAGCAACATGGTATAAAAAATACGTACCGTGTGGGGCTTCCATCTGATGAACAAGCGCTCAAGATCTTATGCAGATATGCTTTTGGAAAAAACTCTCATAACCATGGTTTTGAAAAGCTTCTACCAAGAGTGACAAAGCTTTGTGGTAAACTTCCGTTGGGTCTAAGTGTCGTGGGTTCATCTTTACGTGGGAAGGAGGAGGATGAATGGGAAGAGGTACTGAGCAGGCTGGAAACTAGTATTGATCAAGATAGCGGAACTATTCTTGATCGAGATATCGAGGACGTGCTAAGAGTGGGCTATGAGAGTTTAGATGAGAATGAGCAAACGCTATTTCTCCACATTGCAGTCTTTTTCAACTATAAAAGTTGGAATCTCGTGAACACCATGTTCGATGACAGTGACTTGGATGTCAAACATGGTTTGAAGATCCTTGTAAGCAGATCTCTCATCATAAAGACAATTGGATGTGAGCAAAGAATAGTGATGCACAGATTACTAGAACAAATGGGTAAAAAAGCCATTCAAAAACAAGACCCTTGGAAACGCCGGATCTTGATGAATGCTCGGGAGATTTGTGATGTTCTTCAACATGCCAAA GGTACATGGAACGTTCTTGGTATATCGTTTGATATATCAAGAATCAACGAACTATCCATCAGCAAGAAAGCTTTTAAAAGAATGACTGATCTCCGATTCctcaaaatttacaaaagacAATATGACGGGAATGATAGAATGCATATACCGGAGGAGATTCAGTTTCCGTGCGGACTAAGGTTACTAGATTGGGAAGCATATCCGAGCAAGTGTCTTCCTCCTACATTCAATCCTCAATATCTTGTCGAACTCAGTATGAAGAATAGCAAGCTCGAGAAGCTATGGGAAGGGATCAAG CCGCTTGCAAATCTCCAGAAAGTGGATTTTTCAGGATCTGTTCATTTGAAGGAACTTCCCGATCTTTCAAATGCTACAAATCTTGAGAAGTTGGATCTGATAGGTTGCGAGAGCTTGGTAGAGATTCCATCCTCTTGTTCGAATCTTCATAAGCTACAGAAGTTGTGGGTGACTGGATGCATAAACCTACAAGTAATTCCAGATCGCATGAACTTGGCATCGCTTGATGAAGTCCTCATGAGAAGATGTTCGAGGTTGAGAAACATTCCAGTCATGTCAACGAACATCAGAAAGCTGTGTATATCGGAGACAGCGGTTGAAGATGTGCCTGCATCAACTAAGCTGTGGACTCGTCTTACGTCTCTCAGTATAAACAAAGGTGGAAAGCTCAAGAGATTAACATATCTCCCCAAGAATGTCACAGATCTAGACCTAAGCTATTCTGATATTCAAAAGATTTCAGATAGTATCAAATCCCTTCATCAGCTACGGAACCTTAATCTAGCTGGTTGCACAAGACTCTCAGCTTTACCAAAGCTCCCTGGCTCGCTCAATACCGTAATAGCGGAAGACTGTGA AGCAATTTTTAAACAATCTTTTTTTATAGGAGTGGCACTCTTACCAGGAAAAGAAGTGCCCGAAGAGTTTGATCACCGAGGCAGAGGAACCTCATTGACTATCCGTCCTGACGGCAACCCTTACAGCGGCTTTGTGGTTTGCGTGGTGATTTCCCCTAAGCAGCAAGAGTTTAGTTTTTCCCAGCTAATGTGTCGTCGCATAGGCGTAGCTCAAGACGACTTCTATCCAGTTGAAATGTTGGTCTACGTAGGCGAAGTCCACAAGTTTCGAAGGGAGCATCTATTTGTATTCGACTCTCGGTTTCTAGAGTTTTACCCGTCTGATATGAGCAGAGAGATAGTACTCGAGCTGAGCAGCAACTCCAAcgatttttatattattgactGTGGTGCCAGGATCTTGACCGAAGAGAATGGGAGCAATGAATCTGGCTTAGACGACCAAGTGTTAGAAGAAGAAACTGAG GGTGGAAAATGTACTGATTGTTGGAGTTGGCTCTTCCTCTGCTTCGATCTCTCTGGCTTAGTGGGAGACATCAGAAGCTtagtttctggaagaagaggGTAG